One part of the Prochlorococcus marinus str. MIT 9313 genome encodes these proteins:
- a CDS encoding sigma-70 family RNA polymerase sigma factor produces the protein MPKSIQKRNEAVVEHLGLAHLAATRQATRGGEELDDLIQEARLGLIMAMENFDANLGFKASSYAMARANGQILHFRRDRSQIVRVPWRLRDLYTRGMRLKQKQQNDGLKPFTEEQLAAQLNVSSDRWHQAAEAIWQTHLVSLDAKESSTGGNHVEKRVPLLERLKSPKQKEPDLQYQWLKKAIQRLTSHQQHLLYAHYIDDISLRQLAKREKMKENKLRRVLQGLIKQLQLWSTKKSD, from the coding sequence TTGCCCAAATCGATACAAAAACGCAATGAGGCTGTAGTTGAACACCTTGGATTGGCGCACCTTGCAGCAACTCGCCAAGCCACCCGTGGCGGTGAAGAACTGGATGATCTCATTCAAGAAGCAAGGCTGGGGTTAATCATGGCGATGGAGAATTTCGATGCCAATCTTGGATTTAAAGCAAGTAGCTATGCAATGGCCCGTGCCAACGGCCAGATCCTCCATTTCCGCAGAGACAGAAGCCAGATTGTGAGAGTGCCCTGGCGACTGAGAGACCTATATACCCGCGGCATGAGACTCAAGCAGAAGCAGCAGAATGATGGCTTAAAACCTTTCACCGAAGAGCAACTGGCTGCACAATTAAATGTAAGTTCAGACCGCTGGCATCAAGCTGCGGAAGCCATATGGCAGACACACCTTGTATCTCTGGATGCCAAAGAGAGTTCAACAGGTGGCAATCATGTTGAGAAGAGAGTCCCATTATTGGAACGGCTCAAGTCACCAAAGCAGAAAGAACCGGATCTGCAATACCAATGGCTAAAAAAGGCTATTCAGCGTCTAACATCCCACCAGCAACACTTGCTTTACGCCCATTACATCGATGACATCAGCTTGAGACAGTTAGCAAAGCGCGAAAAGATGAAGGAGAACAAGCTGCGAAGAGTTTTGCAAGGTTTAATTAAACAACTTCAACTTTGGTCCACAAAGAAATCTGATTAG
- a CDS encoding DUF92 domain-containing protein, whose translation MLFSNPTLVQWLWAFALNALLIALAQRLPLLTSAGWIHAGALGTILWGCLGWRGWLAVVIYLVLGSMVTRLGMAQKKLAGLAEGRGGRRGPENVWGSAATGAVVAILIKLGLGSQSLLMIGFAASFAAKLADTFGSEIGKRWGRTTVLITTLRSVPAGTDGAISLEGTLASALGSLLMTFVMVSLSLLPFGFQAILVALIGLLATLMESLLGAIAQNKISWLSNELVNGLQTSFAAVFAIAIAAWLGLAA comes from the coding sequence ATGCTTTTTTCTAATCCGACTCTGGTTCAATGGCTCTGGGCTTTTGCTCTCAATGCTCTATTGATTGCGCTGGCCCAGAGGCTGCCATTACTCACTTCCGCCGGATGGATTCATGCCGGGGCACTAGGCACCATCCTCTGGGGGTGTCTGGGCTGGCGTGGGTGGCTTGCGGTAGTGATTTATCTCGTACTGGGATCGATGGTCACCCGTCTTGGCATGGCCCAGAAGAAACTCGCTGGCCTTGCTGAGGGACGTGGTGGCAGGCGTGGGCCTGAAAATGTCTGGGGATCTGCAGCCACTGGTGCTGTAGTGGCAATCCTGATCAAACTGGGCCTTGGTTCCCAGTCTTTGCTGATGATCGGTTTCGCAGCAAGTTTTGCTGCGAAACTTGCTGACACCTTCGGCAGTGAGATAGGCAAACGTTGGGGCCGAACCACTGTGCTCATCACCACGCTGCGTTCTGTACCTGCTGGTACGGATGGAGCCATCAGTCTCGAGGGCACTCTCGCAAGTGCCCTTGGCAGTCTTTTGATGACCTTCGTGATGGTCTCCCTCTCTCTGTTGCCTTTTGGTTTCCAGGCGATCTTGGTTGCTTTGATTGGCTTATTGGCCACTCTTATGGAGAGCCTTTTAGGCGCAATTGCTCAGAACAAAATTAGTTGGCTGAGTAATGAACTTGTTAATGGTTTACAGACAAGCTTTGCTGCTGTTTTTGCCATCGCAATCGCCGCTTGGCTTGGTTTGGCTGCTTAA
- a CDS encoding phosphonate ABC transporter, whose translation MSRLSPTPPILSLLPALALLPVLISILISFHNGGVTLLWEFICAAVHPSIQAEVVQSAFRGIQITLATALLSWSISSIVGICLGIASARVVWETFLGTNWPAIVIRRLLAIPRAIHELLWGLLLLQMVGLSPWVAIVAIVIPYSSLVARVVSDQLDTQDRRALRGLKQAGAGSSSALITALGPAMGPVLLSYVGYRLECALRGATVLGVFGLGGIGTDLQLALQSLQFHDVWTALWLLAAVMVSLEQILSLTRRYFKLSKNGIWQVASILIVLLILCALSIPWLNAVDLDLGEPLHWSPLPLPTVDELIIAIHTLPWIQLISSTMLLTGLAAGIAIGTPPLAMMLWPSRLGIAIQRIIWGLLRLMPTPLTALFLLLFSKPSVAVAALALGAHNIGVMGRLLKEGLDQQSDNNLKALSATGAGERSAWLYGCFSGQSRSYLAYAAYRTDVILRETVVVGMVGGTGLGWQLIESLGSFNWAQVSVLIAVFTALTLIGESITDRLRYHWTGSTKKLPMVVDLQS comes from the coding sequence ATGAGTCGCCTCAGTCCAACTCCTCCAATCCTGAGCCTTTTGCCAGCACTGGCTTTATTGCCTGTACTTATTTCTATACTCATAAGTTTCCACAATGGTGGAGTCACTCTCCTATGGGAGTTTATTTGCGCTGCCGTTCATCCATCTATTCAAGCAGAGGTCGTTCAAAGTGCATTTAGAGGAATACAGATCACTTTGGCCACAGCTCTTCTTAGCTGGTCAATAAGTTCAATAGTTGGAATTTGTCTTGGCATAGCCAGCGCCAGGGTGGTATGGGAGACCTTTTTAGGGACAAACTGGCCAGCGATTGTGATTCGCAGACTTTTGGCAATCCCGCGCGCAATTCATGAACTCCTCTGGGGTTTGTTGTTACTTCAAATGGTTGGACTTAGCCCTTGGGTAGCAATTGTTGCAATCGTCATTCCTTACTCCTCACTTGTTGCTCGAGTCGTAAGTGATCAACTTGACACCCAGGATCGTCGAGCCCTAAGGGGCTTAAAACAGGCTGGGGCGGGCTCCTCTTCCGCCTTAATTACAGCTCTTGGCCCTGCGATGGGGCCTGTCTTATTGAGTTATGTCGGATATCGACTTGAATGTGCATTAAGAGGTGCAACCGTGTTGGGGGTTTTTGGATTGGGTGGTATTGGCACTGACCTTCAACTGGCACTTCAATCTCTTCAATTCCATGACGTATGGACAGCTTTATGGTTACTAGCAGCAGTAATGGTTAGTCTTGAGCAGATATTAAGTTTGACACGTAGATATTTCAAATTATCGAAGAATGGGATTTGGCAAGTTGCCAGTATATTGATTGTCTTATTGATTCTATGCGCACTAAGTATTCCCTGGCTAAATGCAGTTGATCTTGATCTAGGAGAACCTCTTCACTGGAGCCCCCTTCCATTACCAACTGTTGATGAGCTAATAATTGCTATTCACACTCTCCCATGGATCCAATTAATCAGCAGCACGATGTTGCTAACAGGGTTAGCAGCAGGAATCGCTATCGGAACACCGCCACTAGCAATGATGCTTTGGCCAAGCCGACTGGGAATAGCAATACAAAGAATCATCTGGGGTCTGCTAAGACTGATGCCAACCCCTCTTACTGCTCTATTTTTGCTGCTCTTCAGCAAACCGAGTGTGGCTGTTGCTGCTCTTGCACTTGGAGCCCACAACATTGGAGTGATGGGTCGCCTCTTAAAAGAAGGGCTTGACCAACAAAGCGACAACAACTTGAAAGCCTTAAGCGCGACTGGCGCTGGAGAACGATCGGCTTGGCTCTATGGATGCTTTAGCGGCCAAAGCCGTAGCTATTTAGCCTATGCCGCTTACAGAACGGACGTGATTTTGCGTGAAACCGTGGTAGTTGGCATGGTTGGAGGCACTGGACTGGGTTGGCAGTTAATCGAATCTCTTGGTTCGTTCAACTGGGCACAGGTCAGTGTCCTAATCGCGGTGTTCACAGCTCTGACCTTGATCGGAGAATCGATCACTGATCGCTTGCGATATCACTGGACTGGTTCAACTAAAAAGCTACCTATGGTTGTAGACCTACAAAGCTGA
- a CDS encoding phosphonate ABC transporter ATP-binding protein, whose product MRRLLEIRGVFVHSSRGNRLNDINLSISSGERVALVGSNGSGKSSLLAVANGTLIPDSGKVIWQDYSTSNLEQRQRKKIGTLWQDLRLVEELNVAQNINCGALANRNLLWALANLLKPIELNACSECLKKVGLSSSILSAMVSELSGGQRQRVAIARLLRQKPELILADEPLFSLDPILAEEILHLFLDNTMTSDMGEERTLLMSLHQPSFFRHFDRVIALKSGRVVFDQPAECLDEEALALIYGSA is encoded by the coding sequence GTGAGAAGATTACTCGAAATAAGGGGCGTATTTGTACACAGTAGTAGAGGGAATCGGCTTAATGATATCAACCTTAGCATTTCTTCTGGAGAGCGTGTTGCACTTGTAGGCAGCAACGGATCAGGAAAAAGTAGCTTATTAGCGGTTGCCAACGGAACTCTTATTCCTGATTCGGGGAAGGTGATTTGGCAAGATTATTCAACCTCAAACTTAGAGCAACGTCAACGAAAAAAAATAGGAACCCTGTGGCAAGATCTTCGCCTTGTAGAAGAGCTCAACGTTGCACAAAACATCAACTGTGGTGCGTTAGCTAACAGAAATTTACTATGGGCTCTAGCTAATTTACTCAAGCCAATCGAATTAAATGCCTGCAGTGAATGTCTTAAAAAAGTAGGTCTTTCATCGAGCATCCTTTCTGCAATGGTAAGCGAACTCTCGGGGGGACAGCGACAGCGAGTGGCAATAGCACGCCTCTTACGTCAAAAACCAGAGCTCATTCTCGCTGATGAACCTTTATTCAGTCTCGATCCAATCCTTGCAGAGGAAATCCTCCATCTTTTCTTGGACAACACGATGACTAGTGATATGGGCGAAGAAAGAACCCTTTTGATGAGCCTGCATCAACCATCATTTTTTCGGCACTTTGACAGGGTAATCGCACTTAAGTCTGGGAGAGTTGTCTTTGATCAACCTGCTGAATGTCTTGATGAAGAAGCTTTAGCCTTGATCTACGGATCTGCATGA
- a CDS encoding GDSL-type esterase/lipase family protein: MANTYKRLVVIGDSGVYGWGDREGGGWCERLRCQWMSLPDAPVVYQLGIRGDGLESVAKRWQKEWQSRGELRRQVPDAVLVAVGLNDTARIGRPDGRPQLTAEAFRFGLQQMLTEMKHLTKVMVMGLTPVDEAVMPFAQCLWYSNQSGSVYEAQLEEACLEVDVPFLPLHNAMLNEPAWLSWIEPDGIHLNSEGHDWIHQRVMAWTSMLEWAELEPLTNFTPTVG, from the coding sequence ATGGCCAATACATACAAGAGACTCGTTGTCATAGGTGACAGTGGTGTTTATGGATGGGGAGATCGAGAGGGTGGCGGATGGTGTGAACGTCTGCGATGCCAATGGATGAGCCTCCCTGATGCCCCAGTGGTCTACCAGCTTGGAATTCGTGGTGATGGACTGGAAAGTGTTGCCAAACGCTGGCAAAAGGAATGGCAAAGTCGAGGCGAACTCCGTCGTCAGGTTCCTGATGCAGTTCTTGTGGCGGTGGGCCTCAATGACACAGCACGTATTGGACGCCCCGATGGCCGGCCCCAACTCACGGCAGAGGCCTTTCGCTTTGGCCTGCAGCAAATGCTGACAGAGATGAAACACCTCACCAAGGTGATGGTGATGGGCCTCACTCCTGTCGATGAAGCTGTAATGCCATTTGCGCAATGCCTCTGGTATTCAAACCAATCGGGGTCGGTTTATGAAGCCCAGCTTGAGGAAGCCTGTCTTGAGGTTGATGTGCCATTTCTGCCGTTGCACAACGCCATGCTCAATGAACCTGCCTGGCTCAGCTGGATCGAACCCGATGGTATCCATCTCAACTCAGAGGGACATGACTGGATCCACCAACGGGTGATGGCATGGACATCGATGCTGGAGTGGGCAGAGCTCGAACCACTAACAAACTTCACTCCTACGGTTGGCTGA